From the Leucoraja erinacea ecotype New England chromosome 33, Leri_hhj_1, whole genome shotgun sequence genome, one window contains:
- the si:dkeyp-59c12.1 gene encoding ras-related and estrogen-regulated growth inhibitor-like protein, with product MWADLKIKAANGSVHSLHEREALALTTIPPPSRMEANVVMLGADNVGKSALTVRFLTRRFIGEYGDIESVYNHNVTVAGRHVAFNIWDSPFAQDRLNSSCGKEKQIQWADGFVLVYSICDRASFNIVRQQIQLIKSMKDYPSTERAPIIIVGNKRDLCHCRTVSSEEGRLLALATHCGFCEISTAETYHGVLVAFHSLVDRIKESKMLTVRKPAGIKGIVRSMSAVFTRRRTDSL from the exons ATGTGGGCTGATCTTAAGATAAAAGCTGCAAACGGTTCTGTACATTCCCTCCATGAGCGGGAAGCACTTGCTCTGACAACTATCCCACCTCCGTCGAGAATGGAAGCTAATGTTGTGATGCTGGGAGCAGACAACGTTGGAAAATCTG CTTTAACTGTTCGGTTTTTAACAAGACGATTCATTGGTGAATATGGAGACATAG AATCAGTCTACAATCACAATGTTACTGTTGCTGGGAGGCACGTCGCCTTCAATATTTGGGATTCACCATTTGCTCAG GATCGACTGAATAGTAGCTGTGGAAAGGAGAAACAGATCCAGTGGGCAGATGGTTTTGTGTTGGTCTACAGTATCTGTGACCGGGCCAGCTTTAACATAGTCCGGCAGCAGATCCAACTCATCAAGTCAATGAAAGATTACCCTAGCACCGAGCGAGCTCCCATCATCATCGTGGGTAACAAGCGGGACCTGTGTCACTGTCGAACCGTCTCCAGTGAAGAGGGGAGACTCTTGGCTCTGGCAACCCACTGTGGCTTTTGCGAGATCTCCACTGCGGAGACCTACCATGGCGTGCTGGTGGCCTTCCATAGCCTGGTGGACAGAATCAAGGAGTCCAAGATGCTGACTGTCAGGAAACCAGCCGGGATCAAGGGCATTGTCCGGAGTATGTCTGCTGTGTTCACAAGAAGGAGAACAGATTCCTTGTGA